A single genomic interval of Daucus carota subsp. sativus chromosome 1, DH1 v3.0, whole genome shotgun sequence harbors:
- the LOC108219571 gene encoding uncharacterized protein LOC108219571: MLNQLTQTLATLVGNQQPAQRSIVSEFKRLNPPTFDGATDPAIVEKWIQEMEKAFELMGSNDGQKVTLAVYQLQGSAYDWWLMEQRRIEENTDPMTWDRFKTALTDKYFPRSVRVQKERDFIRLEQGDRTVVEYEAEFVRLSKYAPTLVADEISRARRLEEGLRENIRHAVANFELTTYEQILNKALVVERGMVEVLKKKDEETKKRSEPSGGFNGTGSSKKFNNRGTGGNANKGNQGGKLQCSRCGRNHLDKDCRWNTGACFSCDEMGHRVAECPNRDSTRDKDNGNKATLAALLGPNYGRVYQHEPNEN, translated from the coding sequence ATGTTGAACCAGCTCACGCaaaccttggcaacacttgttGGAAATCAACAACCAGCTCAACGAAGTATTGTGTCAGAATTCAAGCGTTTGAACCCCCCAACATTTGATGGTGCAACTGACCCTGCTATTGTGGAAAAATGGATCCAAGAGATGGAAAAGGCATTTGAATTGATGGGAAGTAATGATGGGCAAAAGGTTACTTTAGCTGTGTATCAATTACAGGGCAGTGCATATGATTGGTGgctgatggagcaaaggaggatTGAGGAAAATACTGATCCGATGAcatgggatagattcaagacgGCATTGACAGATAAATACTTTCCAAGATCTGTTCGTGTGCAAAAAGAGAGGGATTTCATTAGGCTTGAGCAGGGAGATAGGACGGTAGTAGAGTATGAAGCAGAGTTTGTGAGGCTCTCCAAATATGCTCCTACCTTAGTTGCTGACGAGATCAGTCGGGCTAGAAGATTGGAGGAAGGACTTAGGGAAAATATTAGGCATGCTGTTGCAAATTTTGAGTTAACCACGTATGAGCAAATACTTAACAAGGCATTAGTGGTTGAAAGAGGCATGGTCGAGGTATTAAAGAAGAAAGATGAAGAAACTAAGAAGCGAAGCGAGCCTTCAGGAGGATTTAATGGTACTGGATCGTCGAAGAAGTTTAATAATCGAGGAACGGGTGGAAATGCAAACAAGGGGAATCAAGGGGGCAAGCTTCAATGTTCAAGGTGTGGTCGTAATCACTTGGATAAGGACTGCCGATGGAACACAGGAGCATGTTTCAGTTGCGATGAGATGGGACATAGAGTTGCAGAATGTCCAAATCGTGACTCAACCAGAGACAAAGACAATGGGAACAAAGCAACCCTAGCGGCTTTACTTGGTCCAAATTATGGGCGAGTATACCAACACGAACCGAATGAAAATTAA